From one Salmo salar chromosome ssa09, Ssal_v3.1, whole genome shotgun sequence genomic stretch:
- the LOC106611297 gene encoding calcineurin B homologous protein 1 isoform X1: MGSRASTLLREEEIEEIKKETGFSHSQITRLYSRFTSLDKGENGTLSREDFQRIPELAINPLGDRIINAFFPEGSDREDQVNFRGFMRTLAHFRPIEDNEKNKDPTASEPLNSRSNKLLFAFRLYDLDRDDKISRDELLQVLRMMVGVNISDEQLGSIADRTIQEADQNGDNSISFNEFIKVLEKVDVEQKMSIRFLH; this comes from the exons ATGGGATCCAGAGCGTCGACAttactgagagaggaggagattgaAGAAATCAAAAAGGAGACCGGCT TTTCCCACAGCCAGATCACCCGGCTCTACAGTCGCTTTACCAGCTTGGACAAAGGAGAGAACGGCACGCTCAG TCGGGAAGATTTCCAGCGGATCCCAGAGTTGGCCATCAATCCTCTGGGAGACAGAATCATCAATGCCTTCTTTCCTGAGGG GTCGGACAGGGAGGACCAGGTCAACTTCAGGGGCTTCATGAGAACACTTGCTCACTTCCGTCCCATAGAAGACAACGAGAAGAACAAGGACCCCACTGCCTCCGAGCCACTCAACAGCAGGAGCAATAAGCTACTCT TTGCTTTCCGGCTGTATGACCTGGACAGAGATGACAAGATCTCCCGTGACGAGCTGCTACAG GTTCTTAGGATGATGGTTGGTGTGAACATCTCTGACGAGCAGCTGGGCAGCATTGCTGATAGGACCATCCAGGAGGCCGACCAGAACGGAGACAACTCTATTTCCTTTAATGAGTTCATCAAG GTACTGGAGAAGGTGGACGTGGAGCAGAAGATGAGCATCCGCTTCCTGCACTGA
- the LOC106611297 gene encoding calcineurin B homologous protein 1 isoform X2 produces the protein MGSRASTLLREEEIEEIKKETGFSHSQITRLYSRFTSLDKGENGTLSREDFQRIPELAINPLGDRIINAFFPEGEDQVNFRGFMRTLAHFRPIEDNEKNKDPTASEPLNSRSNKLLFAFRLYDLDRDDKISRDELLQVLRMMVGVNISDEQLGSIADRTIQEADQNGDNSISFNEFIKVLEKVDVEQKMSIRFLH, from the exons ATGGGATCCAGAGCGTCGACAttactgagagaggaggagattgaAGAAATCAAAAAGGAGACCGGCT TTTCCCACAGCCAGATCACCCGGCTCTACAGTCGCTTTACCAGCTTGGACAAAGGAGAGAACGGCACGCTCAG TCGGGAAGATTTCCAGCGGATCCCAGAGTTGGCCATCAATCCTCTGGGAGACAGAATCATCAATGCCTTCTTTCCTGAGGG GGAGGACCAGGTCAACTTCAGGGGCTTCATGAGAACACTTGCTCACTTCCGTCCCATAGAAGACAACGAGAAGAACAAGGACCCCACTGCCTCCGAGCCACTCAACAGCAGGAGCAATAAGCTACTCT TTGCTTTCCGGCTGTATGACCTGGACAGAGATGACAAGATCTCCCGTGACGAGCTGCTACAG GTTCTTAGGATGATGGTTGGTGTGAACATCTCTGACGAGCAGCTGGGCAGCATTGCTGATAGGACCATCCAGGAGGCCGACCAGAACGGAGACAACTCTATTTCCTTTAATGAGTTCATCAAG GTACTGGAGAAGGTGGACGTGGAGCAGAAGATGAGCATCCGCTTCCTGCACTGA